In the Acetobacterium sp. KB-1 genome, TAATGGTGCGGCCCTCGTTGTTAAAAGCAGCGTCAGATAAACCGGTGCGGATGGCCAGCGGCTTTGTTTTGTAATAAACCGCGGTACCGCTGTAACCTTTTTTTTCACCGGAGTGAAAATAGGCAAAATAGCCGGGGATGTTAAGCAAATTGTCTTCTAGCTGATGGTCGTGAGCTTTCGTTTCCTGAATGCAAAGAATATCAGGATTGGTTTCTAAAATAAAGGTTAGAAACCCTTTTTTTTCTACCGCCCGAATGCCGTTAACGTTCCACGAGATAATTTTCATATGTTACCTTCCTATTTTATTAAATTTAATTATTAAACCGGTTATTTTCAAACCAGGGCCATCAAATTACTCCCCTTTTTCCAGACTTTCAAGGGTTTCCAGACGATCCATGATTTCTAATAATTCTTCTTCCAGAATCGCTTTTTCTTCTGCCAGTTCCTGCAGGACGGTGTAGTCCTTAGTTATTTCCGTCAGCTTCTGGGTGACAAAATCCAGCCGCTGATCTTTGCTTTCCAGATCCTGCAGGAGGGTTTCCTGCTCCCGTTTTTCCTTGTAGGTCAGACCGGGCTTGCGGGTTTTAGGTTTTTCAAGCGGGGGCTGTTCGGGTTTTTTAACCGTTTGATTCGGGGCGTCTTCCCGGTTACCCAGTCCGCTTAGCGGATGTTTACTGATATAATCCGAATAATTGCCGGTTTGGGTAGTAATATGACCGTGACCGTCAAAGGAAAAAATCTGTTCGCAGGTGCGATCAAGAAAATAACGGTCATGAGAAACGGTCAGCATTGATCCTTGAAACTCGTCCAGGTAGGCTTCCAGAATGGTCAGGGTGTCAATATCCAGATCATTGGTAGGTTCATCAAAAAGCAGCACATTGGGAGCCATCATTAAGATCCCCAACAGGTAGAGCCGCCGTCGTTCGCCGCCGGAAAGCTCGGATATATAAACCCATTGGCTGTTTTTATCAAAAAGAAATAGTTCCATCATCTGAGCTGCGGTGACAATTTCGCCCCGGGAATTTTCCATCACTTCGGCTTTCTGCCGAATATAATCAATAGCCCGCAGACTTAGATCCATATCTTCAGATTCCTGAGAAAAATAACCGAGTTTGACGGTGTCGCCCAGAATGATGGTGCCACGATCGGGCTGTAGTTTTCCGGATAACAAATTAAGTAAGGTGGATTTGCCATAACCGTTTTTCCCGATGATTCCAATCCGTTCGCTGGGCCCCAGGATCATCGAAAAATCGTCGATGATTTTTCCAGCACCAAAAGATTTACTCAAATGCTCGATTTCAATGACCTTTTTACCAAGACGGGAAAAACCGACCGAGATTTCCATCTGGTTCTCAGAAAGATCAGTGGCCCGTTCTTTGATTTCTTCAAAGCGTTGAATTCTGGCTTTTTGTTTGGTGGTGCGGGCTCGGGCACCGCGGCGGATCCAGGCCAGTTCGCGACGATAGAGGTTTTGACGTTTCTCTTCAATCGCGGTTTGGGCTTCCCGACGGTTGGCTTTCTGTTCTAAAAAGTCGGAATAATTTCCGGTGTATTCATAAAGGTTGCCCATATCGAGTTCGATGGTTTTGGTTACGACCCGATCCAGAAAATAGCGGTCATGGGTGACCATCAGCAGCGCCCCTCTACGGTTTAGTAGATAGTTTTCAAGCCAGGCAATAGTATCATTGTCGAGATGATTGGTGGGCTCATCGAGAATCAGCAGATCACAGGGTGTCAGCAGGGCTGAGGCCATCGCCACCCGCTTGCGCTGTCCCCCGGAAAGCTGACCAATTTGTTTATGATAGTCATGAATGCCCAGTTGTGAGAGGATCGTTTCGACCTGGGATTTCAGATTCCAGAGATTTTCGTCATCGATGCGTTGGGATAAAGACATCAGCCGCTTTTGGAGCGACACCTCCTCCGGCGAGATATCCAATGCGGCCAGGGTAGACTCATAATCCCGGACCAGGTTCATTTCCGGCGAATTAGCTGAAAAAACCTGAGAAAGCACGGTGGTATCGGGGTCAAGATCGGGGTCCTGGGAAAGAATTTCAACCCGCTGGGATCCGAAAAATTTAACCTCCCCGGCATCCGGGCTATCGAGGTTTCCAATAATTCGCAACATTGAGGTTTTTCCCGATCCATTGACGCCAATCACCCCGATTTTATCGGTGTCGGCAATGGAAAATGAGATATGGTTAAATAGGGTTTTAACCCCATATGTTTTTTTAAGATTTTCAATACTGGCAATATTCATTGACTTGTCCTTTGTGTTTTCATTTTGCTAATAGTTTAACATAAATGGGAAGGAATCATGGAAAAACTTTACAAAAAGTCCTGAAAATAGTATTATGTAGTAACAAATTAAGGTGGGGTGTACAAAATGATGTTGGGTAAAACCATTTTTATAGCAAAAAGTGCAGATGTTGTAGGAAAAGTAAAACTTGGGGATTTTATCTCAGTATGGTTCCAAGCGGTCATTCGGGGTGATGTCGATAGCATCACCATTGGTGATCGGACCAATATTCAGGATGGTACGGTGGTTCACGTGGCCTCGGGTTATCCCACTGTCATCGGGGCAGGGGTTAGCATCGGCCATAATGCCACGATTCACGGCTGCGAAATTGGTGATAATGTCTTAGTCGGTATGGGTGCCATCATTTTAAATGGCGCAAAAATTGGTGACAACTCGATTGTTGGAGCCGGTTCACTGGTGACCCAGGGAAAGGTATTCCCGCCCAATTCTTTAATTATGGGCAGCCCGGCGAAAGTTGTCAGAGCCCTGAAACCCGAAGAAATTCAGAGCATCCGGGACAACGCCGAAGAATACCTCGATACGATGAAGGGCTATATGTAAACTGCCTGCAAACACGGTGCAACTAAAAAAGACCCAAGGGTCTGAGGTTATAAAAAAAATAACCCAGTACCGACAATTGTTACATCATGTTGTGCGCATCGGAGCGGACACGGCAGAGCCTGTCCGATTCCGCGGCGAACAACAGATTAACAATTGGTCGGTACGGTAGTTTATCACTAACCTCAAAGACCCCAGGGTCTTTGAGGTTGCTAAAACTTGACGGGGTTAAGGCGAAAGCGTTCCAGTGGTTTGTAGAGAATGGTGACTAGCACAATTCCCACCAGGCCTTGCAGTACACTAAAGGGCAGGTTCACCAAAGGGCCGGCAACGTTGCCGTACATGATTACTTCAGAAACGAAATAAACAGCAGTCATGGCAATGACGGCGGGAAAAGCGAAGAACAGCAAATTCTTTTCGGGAAAACGTTTCATCAGGTAACCGAAAATAAAGGCCATTGAGCCTTTGGCAATAAAGGTGGGCAGCACATAGGCCCCGTAGCCCCCGAAATAGTCAGCACTGGCCGATCCGATTCCAGCGGCAATCAGGCCGCCCCAGGGACCTAAAATAAAAGCGGATAAAAGAACTGCACCATCACCGGGATGAATATAGCCCGTGGGAAGAGGGATCTTCACAAGGGATGTCATCACAAAAGTGAGTGCCATCATTAATGCCGTGTAGGTGATTTTTTTGGTTTGGTCATTCATCTTTAAGTACCTCAATTCTAAAAAAATACTAAGCCAACGATAAACAGTCGACTTAGTATAAAATTATCTCATAGTTGTTTTAAAAAACAAGGGCTTGAATTCGTCGATTTTTTGAAAAATCTGAACCCATCAGACCTGTTCAATAAAGATATTAACGGCACTGTTCCCCGGGAGATCCGTTTTGTCCGGGTTGTTGGGTGAAATTGAAATGCTGATCGTATAACCGCTGACGGTTCCCTTGAGGTTGGTTGTTGCTGAAACCACTTCCTCAGAATAATCCGGGGCACTCGTTAGCAAGTTCTGATAGAAAACAAGGATTTCGTCGGTGGAATAGTCAGAAACATAAGACGTTTTCCAGCCCGGCTGTCCGGATACACCGGTAATCTGATGAGACTGAGAAAGACTGGTTACACCATAGAGAGGTACCATTTGGCTGGGATAATTGCCAGCGAGAAGACCGGCTTCATCAACATAAATTTCTTCATTATTTTCCTCAATAACGGTTTGCATTTCTTCAGGTACGACGATGGCGGTTGTTGCTGTTGTGTCTGGTTCGTTGTTCTTTATAGGTTCCGGCTGCTTAGTTGTTGTCGTGGTATTGGTTTCTTTAGTCGCTGTTTCTTCATCGTTTATCAGCTTTGGCATCAGCAGGGCGGCACCAGTGATAAGAACGCCAATGAGTAAAAGCGAAAGAAGGACATAACGTATTTTCATAAATAACTCCTTTTTAAATGCAATTGGCAGGCAATCGAGAAACGATAACGAAAGCTAACGGGCTTTCTTAATTACCTGATTACCGATTGAGTGCTTATTAGCATTATAACCGAGATTCTTAAATTTTAGAATAAAGATTTCAAAAAACTTGATTTTATTAAGGATATTGGATAGAATATAAAAGAAATCTTTTACGCTTTTATCGATATAAATAGAAATGAAGAATATAAATGTGAAGATAAGGACGCTGTGGGGAATGCTTTAACAGAGAGATAATCATTTTGGTGAAAGATTATTAAAAGACACCTCAGAGAGATCACCTTTGAACAGAATTTTTGAAGACTGGTTAACCGTTGGTTAAATCAGAGTAGGAAATTCCGGGGAACCGTTAAATTCATAGAGTGGGCAGTTTTCTGCCAACTTGGGTGGTACCGCGATTTTTCGTCCCTTGGATTTTTCAGGGGGCGTTTTTTGTATTTGTTGATTAGCACCGTTTAGCACATTTACGCGCGAGCTTTTATTTTATCAAAGCAACGAGATAAGCGCATAGTTTGGGTATTTAATTCAAAACATGCGCTTACAACACCGTCAACTTAAATCATTTAATTCAAGGAAAGAGACTTTATGGAGGTAGAAATTTGGCACAGTTCAAAACATTAATAGAAGGAAAAATCGGCGAAAGAGAAGACGTGATCTCTAAGCAATGGGAAGCCATGAATCTTTTGCAGAAAACCATTGATAATCGGGAAGGACAAGAAAATTTTGTCTTTTATGAAGGGCCCCCAACTGCAAATGGTCGGCCCGGGATTCATCACGTGCTGGCCCGAACCCTAAAAGATACGGTCTGTAAATACAAGGTCATGGATGGTTATCGGGTCATTCGTAAAGGCGGTTGGGACACTCATGGCCTACCGGTGGAAATCGAAGTGGAAAAACAGTTGGGTCTTTCCAGCAAACTGGAAATTGAAGCTTACGGCATCGATAAGTTCAACGAAAAATGTAAGGAATCGGTCTTTAATTATGAAAGCCAATGGAAAGAAATGAGCCGCAAAATGGGTTATTTCATCGATATGGAAGATCCTTACATTACGTTGGATAATAATTATATTGAAACCGTCTGGTGGATTCTGGATAAGTTCAATAAAGAAGGCTTTCTTTATGAAGGTCACAAGATCATGCCTTATTGTCCCCGTTGCGGTACCGGTCTGGCATCGCACGAGGTTGCCCAGGGTTATCAGGAAATAAAAAGTAATACCGTTGTGGCCGCATTTAAACGAAGCGATGCCAACGAATACTTTTTGGTGTGGACCACCACCCCCTGGACATTGGCGGCCAATGTCGCCCTGGCCGTTCATCCCGATGCCGACTACATTAAAGCCCGCAGCAATGATGAAGTTTATATCTGCGCCAAGGTTTTAGCACCCAAGTTATTGGGTGAAGACTACGAGATTCTGGAAGAAATGAAGGGCTCGGCGCTGGAATACGTTGAGTATGAACAGCTGATGCCGTTCGTGGTTCCCGATAAAAAAGCCTTTTTTGTCACCTGTGCCGATTATGTCACCACCGAAGACGGTACCGGGATTGTTCATATCGCTCCCGCCTTTGGGGAAGATGACTACAAGGTTGGTCGTCAGTACAACCTGCCGGTGTTGCAGCCAGTGGCCGAGGACGGAAAATACACCGACACCCCCTGGAAGGGACAATTTGTCATCGATGCCGATCTGGATATTATTAAATGGCTGAAGGCTGAAGGAAAACTGTTTAAAAAAGAAAAAGTCACCCATAACTATCCCCATTGCTGGCGCTGTAAAACCCCTTTGCTCTATTATGCCAAACCAAGCTGGTATCTGGAAATGACCAAGATTAAGGACCGTTTGATTGAAAACAATAATGGCGTCGAATGGTACCCGGATTTTGTTGGCGAAAAACGCTTCGGTAACTGGCTGGAAAACCTTAACGACTGGGCGATTTCCCGCAGCCGCTACTGGGGTACACCGCTGCCAGTCTGGCGCTGTGAGGAATGCGGTAAGCTGGAAACCGTCGGTTCCCGCAAAGAATTAGTCGAGCGGGCTGTTGAAAACATCGATGAAAGCATTGAGCTGCACCGCCCTTACGTCGACGATGTCCATTTCACCTGTCCCGATTGTGGCAAAACAATGACCCGGGTCAAAGATGTCATTGACTGCTGGTTTGATTCCGGCTCGATGCCCTTTGCCCAGTATCACTACCCCTTTGAAAATAAAGAGTTGTGGGAAGAACAATTCCCGGCTGATTTCATTTGTGAAGGGATTGACCAGACCCGCGGCTGGTTTTATTCATTACTGGCAATTTCCTCCTTTGTAACCGGAAAAGCACCCTATAAAAAAGTATTGGTCAATGACCTGATTCTTGATGCTGAAGGACAGAAAATGTCGAAAACAAAGGGCAATAGTGTTGATCCCTTAGAAATGTTTGCTGAATACGGGGCTGATGCGCTGCGTTGGTATCTGCTTTATGTATCACCAGCCTGGACTCCGACCCGTTTTGATGTTAAGGGAATCAAAGAGGTGCAAAGCAAGTTCTTTAACACCCTGAAAAATACCTATCATTTCTTTGCCCTTTATGCCAACACCGATAACATTGACCCAAGAGCGTTTTTTGTGCCCTATGCCAAGCGTCCGGAAATCGATGCCTGGATTCTGTCTAAATATAACCGACTGGTTAAAGAAGTTAGGGAAGAAATGGAAGTCTTTGATTTAACCAAAGCAGTCAAAAAAATCCAGAACTTTGTCAATGAAGATTTATCTAACTGGTACATCCGCCGCAATCGCCGCCGCTTCTGGGGAACCGAACTGACGGAAGATAAAAAAGCGGTTTACAACACCACCTGGGAAGTATTAGAAGGCGTGGTTCGCCTTTGTGCCCCCTTTGCGCCTTATATCACCGAAGAACTGTACCAAAAACTGACTGATGGTATCTCTGTCCACCTGGCCGATTATCCCACCGCCAATGAAGAGCTGATACAGGATGCCATTGAAGAACCGATGGATCTGGTCAGAGAACTGGTCAGCCTTGGTCGGGGGGCCCGCGAAGAAGCCCAGATCAAGGTGCGACAACCCTTGTCTAAAATTATTGTGGATGGTAAATACCGGGAAACGCTGGGCGATTTATGTGTCCTGATCGAAGAAGAATTAAATATTAAACAGGTCGTCTTTGAAGAAAATTTGGGTGATTTTATGAACTATGCCCTAAAACCGGACTTTAAGGTGGCCGGCCCGGTGCTCGGCAAAAATGTCAAGCTGTTGGGCAAGGCACTGGCATCGGCACCCGCCAGTGAGGTGGTAGCCAAGCTTGAAGCCGATGGCAGCTTTGTAATTGAGCTGGATGGACAAAGCCTTGAACTGCGCAAAGATTTCATTGACATTCGAATTTCCGCTAAAGAAGGCTTTAATGTGCAGATGTTTAACAACAAGTTTATCATTCTCGATACCAGCTTAAATCAGGATTTGCTCGATGAAGGCTGTGCCCGGGAATTTGTCTCTCGCATTCAACAACTACGAAAGTCAAGCGGCTACGAAGTCATGGACCGCATCGACATTAGCTATAGCAGTGATGCACAAATGGATCGGGCCATTGAGATCTTTACTGATTTTATTAAAACCGAAACCCTGGCGGATACGATCACCATCAAAGCCGGTGTGGGGGAAGTGTTTAGTCTGAACGGACATGATACAAGGATTGAGCTTATAAAGAAATAAATAAATGACGGTGCGCTGGTACCGTCGTTTTTTTATGAAAATGGAGAGAAGAAAAACAAAAAAAAGAAATGTTTAGCAAATGTTAAAAAATTACTAAAAAAACTAATGGTTGTCTCCGTTTTGACCGATATATATTGAAATGCGAATGTTGAATATTGGTGTTTAGTAAGTATTGTCACTTAAGCAAGTTCGCTTCGTATTTTTATCTGATCATGATGACCTGGTAGATTTAGCGTGGAAGGAGGTGACCAAATGAGAATTAACCATAATATCATGGCAATCAATAATTATCGTCAATTAACAAATAATAGTAATAATGTCAGCAAGTCTCTGGAAAAATTATCTTCCGGGCAGAGTATCAACCGGGCCGGGGATAATGCGGCGGGACTGGCTATTTCTGAAAAAATGAGGGGACAGATCCGAGGGCTGGATCAGGCTGGCAATAATGCCAGAGATGCCATCTCACTAATCCAAACCGCTGAAGGGGCTTTGAGCGAAACGCACTCCCTAATCCAGCGGATGCGGGAGCTGTCGGTGCAGGCGGCCAATGATGTCAATGCTGTGGAAGACCGGGAAGCCATTCAAAACGAGATTAATCAACTGACCAAGGAAGTTGACCGGATAGGCAATGACACCGAATTTAATACCATGAAGCTGCTCAATCAGGGCAATGCCTCGGTCAGTGCGTCAGATCAGCTGAATCTGGTTTCCAGTCTTAAAAAGTGGTGGCTAGAAGAAGCGGAAGATCTCGTAACGAGTAGCTATGGCTTAACGGCCAGTGGGATTAATATGAGTGTGGAAATTATTAATGATCCGTCCAGCAGCTATGCGGCCTATGTTCAAGGCAGTTTTACCTCGGACCCCGCTAATATGGTAGGAACCCCTGGTATTACTGGGCAAGGATCAAATCTGTCGTTAAAGATTAATTTGGCTTATTCCCAACCCACCGATACTATCGATGGGGGGACGGCACCCCAATATGTGGATCGGGTGATTGCCCATGAGATTACTCATGCGGTGATGATGTCGACGATGAATTTTGGAGATTTACCAATCTGGTTTAATGAGGGGATCGCGGAGTTTACCCATGGTGGCGACGAGCGGCTTAAATCGGGCATTGCATTATTGGGCAGTATAGAAAATGTGGTGTCAAATATCGGCGACGGCTCTTATGGGGCCTGGGATGGAAATTCCAATGACTATGCATCAGCCTATTTAGCGACGCGGTATCTGGATAAGCAGATACGCCTTAATGGTGGGGCAACCGGCATTAGAGAAGTAACCACTTATCTGGCTGCAAATCCGACGCATAATCTTGATCAGGCTTTGGCATCGGTAAAGGCGACACATGCTGGACTGAGTTTTGACAGCACCTCGACTTGGATCGCTCAGTTTAAAGCAAATGTAACAACGGGCAGTTTGGGTGCGACAACCGGTGTTGTATTAGATGCCGGAAATGAAGTCGATACCGGTTCAGCCACCGGTTCAGATGCTGCTGCCGGTACCGCAAAAACGGCCGAATCGATCATGCCGGAAACAGGCGGAGCCAGTGCATCAGAAGTCAATCAACCGATGAGCGGTTTTAACATTACCTGGCCGGATCTGGCATCTTCAGTTGGCAAGTCATTTGCTATTCAAATCGGTGCCAATACGGGGCAATCCATGGAGTTGCTCACGAGCGATATGCGGGCAGCGGCACTGGGCATTTCCAGTTTAAAGGTGGATAGTTATACATTGGCAAACAATGCCATTAGTTCTTGTGATTCGGCGATTTCCCGAGTTTCTGCCGAGCGTTCCCGATTGGGTGCCTACCAGAACCGATTGGAGCATACCACCAGAAATCTGGAATCAGCATCAGAAAACTTAAGCTCATCAGAATCCCGGATCCGGGATGTGGATATGGCCAAGGAAATGATGAATTTTACCAAAAACAATATCCTGCAGCAAGCGGCCCAGGCAATGCTATCTCAGGCTAATCAGCAACCACAGAGTGTCTTGCAGCTATTAGCCTAAAGTAGCTGATTAGCTTAAAATAAGGAGGCGGAAAAATTGGGTAGACAGTTTATGGCCAGGTGCAATCAGTGCCAAACCGAGTTTGAAGTCCGGGAAGGTGGTGGACTGGATTTTTATCTGCTCCACTGCGATACCTGTGGCGAAGAAAAAGTTATCCGCCAGGAAGAAGTACTGGAAAAAATAAAAAAGCAGGATCCAGCGTTTTCTTTTAATGAAAAGGTGGAAGCCATAGCTGGACGATGTCACGATGGCCATTATCGGATTAAGGCAAAAGCCCGCTGTCCGAATTGTCAATCTGACGACTACAGCGCCGTGACAGACGCCAATGGAGAGATCAGAATGACCTTCTATGATTAAGGTTCAATATTAATAACCCCAGGTTTAAGACGGTTTAATGTCTAAAATCTGGGGTTTTATTGGTTTAGTCATGATAAAGATTATTTTTCTTCAAACTGCGGATAATACCCTAAGAATTGAAAATATTCCGCCTTTTCTTCGATGATCGGCAACAGGTTCACCAGGGTGTTTTGGGAAATATTGCCGGTGAAGTCGATAAAAAACAGGTATTCCCAATTCTCTTTTAAAAGTGGGCGAGATTCGATCTTACAGAGATTTAGAGAGAAAACCGAAAAAATCCCGATGATTTCATAAAGTGATCCGGGACGGTGGGGCAGCCGAAAGGCAATACTGACCCGGGTAGGATTTTTAAAGAGTTCAATCTTCCGGGAAATAACGACAAACCGAGTTACATTGGTTTGGGAAAAGTTGATGTTTTCAGCCAGTACTTCCAGATCATAGATTTCTGCGGCCCGTTTGCTGGCAATAGCGGCCATGGTGGGGTCGCTTTTTTCAGCAACATAAGCCGCAGCAATGGCGGTATTGTAATAGGGAATGCACTTCCAGCGGGTATAATCATTTAGAAATTCCTGGGATTGTGAAAATCCCTGGGGATGGGAATAAACCTCGGCAATGGTCTCAAAGCTGGCTCCCTTTGGCGCCAGCAGACAGTGTCGGGCTTTGATCTCTTCTTCGCCGACGATATAATACTGATAACGGGACAGCAGGTCATAAACAGCGGCAATGGACCCGGTGGATGAGTTTTCAATCGGGAGTACTCCGTAATCGATTGACCCCTGACTCAAGGCTACAAAAACATCCTCAAAGGTTTTAAAGGGAAACAGCTCGCAGTGCTGCTTAAAAAAAGCCAGGCTGGCTTCTTCGCCATAAGAACCCCGGGTTCCGGCATAAGCTACCCGAGGTTCTTTCTTGATGGTTTGAGGATAGACCAAAAAGGCTTGTTTTAACGCATTTAAGGCATTAGCTTCATGATTTGTTTTAGTAGCCAATATTTTCTCCGATCAGGATAACCTTAATTCGATCAGGGATTCGGCTGTGTCTTGTGACCACGATATTGGCGCACATACAGTCATCACTATGACAGTGGGCACAGTTGCCGGTATCATAACAAGGCGTTTTGGCATTGTGACGGATGGCATTCACTGGTGCAGCAATATTTTGGGCCCGATAAATCCCGGCCTCGGTATTGGCAACCACCTTGTTGATCCCGGCAATAACAATTACCTGTTCCGGACCAAAGCACATCAGTGCTACCCGGTTGCTCATCCCATCCACATTGACCAGTTCCCCGTTCATAGTAATGGCGTTGGTACCGGTCAGAAACGTGTGGGCGAGTACTCCCTGGGCAACCACTTCTCTTTTTTCCTGCGGCGTCTTAGCCAGACTGCGGTCAATATATTGGTAATTGCCATTTTTAACCGCATCAAGCAGACCAATTTCCTTAATCGATTCAGACCCGCCATGGGTCACACTGACGCTGCTAGGAATCATCGATAAAGCCAGTTCTAGGCCTTCATGGGCGGTTTTGCAAAAATAGCCCTTAAAATTTCGTTTTTCAAGTTTTTTAATTAAAGATTTACTGAGATTCAGATAATTATCTTCCTTGTAACCCAAAATGATACCTCCAGAGAAAATTAATAATCTTATTATAATCCAAAGTTGTTAAAAAAACAAAATTTATTAAAAAAATGGGGTATAATAATAAAAAATATGTAATATCACAGGAGGACAACATGCATAAGTATAAGGGCGTTATCTTTGATTTAGACGGTACCCTGGTCAATTCGCTGGAAGATTTGATTGATTCGGTCAACGGGATTTTGAAGTACAATCGATTTCCGGTTCACTCCTATGACGAGGGAAAAAAATTAATTGGCAGAGGCTTAAGAAATCTGACCCGGGATGCCATACCGGAAAAATATCGGAGTGATGATGTTTTTGTTGATGAATTAACAGAAATGCTAAAAGCGGAGTATGCTTCAAACTACATAAAAAAAACCAGGCCCTATCCGGGAATTACAAAACTGCTGGATTATTTAAAATTCCATGAAATCCCATTTAGCGTTTGCACCAACAAACCAGATGCGGCAGCAAAAGCGTTGGTAAGTGCTTTGTTCAAAGACTACGATTTTGTCGATGTGGTCGGTTTTACAAAAGATGAACTGAGAAAACCAAATCCGGAAACAACCTTAAGATTAGCTGAAAAAATGGGTGTAAAACCCCATGAGTGTCTATTTGTCGGGGATTCCACCGTTGATTATGAAACCGCCTTAAGAGCAGAAATGCTGCCGGTTTTATGTACCTGGGGA is a window encoding:
- a CDS encoding ECF transporter S component → MNDQTKKITYTALMMALTFVMTSLVKIPLPTGYIHPGDGAVLLSAFILGPWGGLIAAGIGSASADYFGGYGAYVLPTFIAKGSMAFIFGYLMKRFPEKNLLFFAFPAVIAMTAVYFVSEVIMYGNVAGPLVNLPFSVLQGLVGIVLVTILYKPLERFRLNPVKF
- a CDS encoding ABC-F family ATP-binding cassette domain-containing protein produces the protein MNIASIENLKKTYGVKTLFNHISFSIADTDKIGVIGVNGSGKTSMLRIIGNLDSPDAGEVKFFGSQRVEILSQDPDLDPDTTVLSQVFSANSPEMNLVRDYESTLAALDISPEEVSLQKRLMSLSQRIDDENLWNLKSQVETILSQLGIHDYHKQIGQLSGGQRKRVAMASALLTPCDLLILDEPTNHLDNDTIAWLENYLLNRRGALLMVTHDRYFLDRVVTKTIELDMGNLYEYTGNYSDFLEQKANRREAQTAIEEKRQNLYRRELAWIRRGARARTTKQKARIQRFEEIKERATDLSENQMEISVGFSRLGKKVIEIEHLSKSFGAGKIIDDFSMILGPSERIGIIGKNGYGKSTLLNLLSGKLQPDRGTIILGDTVKLGYFSQESEDMDLSLRAIDYIRQKAEVMENSRGEIVTAAQMMELFLFDKNSQWVYISELSGGERRRLYLLGILMMAPNVLLFDEPTNDLDIDTLTILEAYLDEFQGSMLTVSHDRYFLDRTCEQIFSFDGHGHITTQTGNYSDYISKHPLSGLGNREDAPNQTVKKPEQPPLEKPKTRKPGLTYKEKREQETLLQDLESKDQRLDFVTQKLTEITKDYTVLQELAEEKAILEEELLEIMDRLETLESLEKGE
- the pheA gene encoding prephenate dehydratase; protein product: MATKTNHEANALNALKQAFLVYPQTIKKEPRVAYAGTRGSYGEEASLAFFKQHCELFPFKTFEDVFVALSQGSIDYGVLPIENSSTGSIAAVYDLLSRYQYYIVGEEEIKARHCLLAPKGASFETIAEVYSHPQGFSQSQEFLNDYTRWKCIPYYNTAIAAAYVAEKSDPTMAAIASKRAAEIYDLEVLAENINFSQTNVTRFVVISRKIELFKNPTRVSIAFRLPHRPGSLYEIIGIFSVFSLNLCKIESRPLLKENWEYLFFIDFTGNISQNTLVNLLPIIEEKAEYFQFLGYYPQFEEK
- a CDS encoding gamma carbonic anhydrase family protein; its protein translation is MMLGKTIFIAKSADVVGKVKLGDFISVWFQAVIRGDVDSITIGDRTNIQDGTVVHVASGYPTVIGAGVSIGHNATIHGCEIGDNVLVGMGAIILNGAKIGDNSIVGAGSLVTQGKVFPPNSLIMGSPAKVVRALKPEEIQSIRDNAEEYLDTMKGYM
- a CDS encoding flagellinolysin, with the protein product MRINHNIMAINNYRQLTNNSNNVSKSLEKLSSGQSINRAGDNAAGLAISEKMRGQIRGLDQAGNNARDAISLIQTAEGALSETHSLIQRMRELSVQAANDVNAVEDREAIQNEINQLTKEVDRIGNDTEFNTMKLLNQGNASVSASDQLNLVSSLKKWWLEEAEDLVTSSYGLTASGINMSVEIINDPSSSYAAYVQGSFTSDPANMVGTPGITGQGSNLSLKINLAYSQPTDTIDGGTAPQYVDRVIAHEITHAVMMSTMNFGDLPIWFNEGIAEFTHGGDERLKSGIALLGSIENVVSNIGDGSYGAWDGNSNDYASAYLATRYLDKQIRLNGGATGIREVTTYLAANPTHNLDQALASVKATHAGLSFDSTSTWIAQFKANVTTGSLGATTGVVLDAGNEVDTGSATGSDAAAGTAKTAESIMPETGGASASEVNQPMSGFNITWPDLASSVGKSFAIQIGANTGQSMELLTSDMRAAALGISSLKVDSYTLANNAISSCDSAISRVSAERSRLGAYQNRLEHTTRNLESASENLSSSESRIRDVDMAKEMMNFTKNNILQQAAQAMLSQANQQPQSVLQLLA
- the ileS gene encoding isoleucine--tRNA ligase, with translation MAQFKTLIEGKIGEREDVISKQWEAMNLLQKTIDNREGQENFVFYEGPPTANGRPGIHHVLARTLKDTVCKYKVMDGYRVIRKGGWDTHGLPVEIEVEKQLGLSSKLEIEAYGIDKFNEKCKESVFNYESQWKEMSRKMGYFIDMEDPYITLDNNYIETVWWILDKFNKEGFLYEGHKIMPYCPRCGTGLASHEVAQGYQEIKSNTVVAAFKRSDANEYFLVWTTTPWTLAANVALAVHPDADYIKARSNDEVYICAKVLAPKLLGEDYEILEEMKGSALEYVEYEQLMPFVVPDKKAFFVTCADYVTTEDGTGIVHIAPAFGEDDYKVGRQYNLPVLQPVAEDGKYTDTPWKGQFVIDADLDIIKWLKAEGKLFKKEKVTHNYPHCWRCKTPLLYYAKPSWYLEMTKIKDRLIENNNGVEWYPDFVGEKRFGNWLENLNDWAISRSRYWGTPLPVWRCEECGKLETVGSRKELVERAVENIDESIELHRPYVDDVHFTCPDCGKTMTRVKDVIDCWFDSGSMPFAQYHYPFENKELWEEQFPADFICEGIDQTRGWFYSLLAISSFVTGKAPYKKVLVNDLILDAEGQKMSKTKGNSVDPLEMFAEYGADALRWYLLYVSPAWTPTRFDVKGIKEVQSKFFNTLKNTYHFFALYANTDNIDPRAFFVPYAKRPEIDAWILSKYNRLVKEVREEMEVFDLTKAVKKIQNFVNEDLSNWYIRRNRRRFWGTELTEDKKAVYNTTWEVLEGVVRLCAPFAPYITEELYQKLTDGISVHLADYPTANEELIQDAIEEPMDLVRELVSLGRGAREEAQIKVRQPLSKIIVDGKYRETLGDLCVLIEEELNIKQVVFEENLGDFMNYALKPDFKVAGPVLGKNVKLLGKALASAPASEVVAKLEADGSFVIELDGQSLELRKDFIDIRISAKEGFNVQMFNNKFIILDTSLNQDLLDEGCAREFVSRIQQLRKSSGYEVMDRIDISYSSDAQMDRAIEIFTDFIKTETLADTITIKAGVGEVFSLNGHDTRIELIKK